Proteins from one Impatiens glandulifera chromosome 2, dImpGla2.1, whole genome shotgun sequence genomic window:
- the LOC124926225 gene encoding microfibrillar-associated protein 1-like: MSVVAGVSDSVIAIREKLRGKIGQTKVKRYWPGKAPEWADEVEEDEDIRMNRASALEKAFPIHEDSEIHKRDDPRLRRLAESKIDEDVRADHRRIRQAEIISTAEEEEEDLDDNDDDDDALEERRRRIREKNLQRQQEEVAPIQEEEEEEEEEGDEEESEYETDSEEETTGMAMVKPVFVPKSERDTIAERERLEAEELALEESVKKRLEERKAETKKIVVEEIRKDVEIQRNIELEADAADVDTDDETNEAEEYEAWKGREIARIKRDREGRDAVLKEREEIERVRNMTEEERREWERKNPKETGAPSKQKWRFMQKYYHKGAFFQSTTDDRVGTAGGDETIFRRDFSSPTGEDKMDKSILPKVMQVKHFGRSGRTKWTHLVNEDTTDWNNPWTFNDPLRAKYNAKMGGGMNAPIAKPKGSKKIKDWEKP; encoded by the exons ATGTCGGTGGTAGCAGGTGTTAGTGATTCTGTGATTGCAATTAGGGAAAAACTTAGGGGAAAAATCGGACAAACAAAAGTGAAAAGATATTGGCCTGGTAAAGCTCCTGAATGGGCAGATGAAGTGGAAGAAGATGAGGATATTAGAATGAATAGGGCAAGCGCCCTTGAGAAAGCCTTTCCAATCCATGAAGATTCCGAGATCCATAAACGGGACGATCCTCGTTTACGTAGGTTGGCTGAGAGTAAGATTGATGAAGATGTGAGAGCTGATCACAGACGTATTAGACAAGCTGAGATTATATCAACAgcagaagaggaggaagaagattTAGATGAtaatgacgatgatgatgatgctttGGAGGAAAGGAGGAGGAGAATTAGAGAAAAGAATCTTCAGAGGCAACAAGAAGAAGTTGCTCCTATtcaggaggaagaagaagaagaggaggaggaaggAGATGAAGAAGAATCTGAATACGAGACTGATTCTGAGGAAGAAACGACGGGTATGGCAATGGTGAAGCCTGTCTTTGTACCTAAATCAGAAAGGGATACCATAGCTGAGCGCGAAAGACTCGAGGCAGAGGAACTGGCCCTTGAGGAGTCTGTGAAGAAGCGACTCGAAGAAAGAAAAGCAGAGACTAAGAAAATTGTGGTTGAAGAGATCCGTAAGGATGTAGAAATTCAAAGGAACATAGAGCTGGAGGCAGACGCAGCCGATGTGGATACTGACGACGAAACAAACGAGGCAGAAGAATACGAAGCTTGGAAGGGAAGAGAAATCGCGAGGATCAAAAGGGATAGGGAGGGTAGAGATGCTGTGCTGAAAGAGAGGGAAGAGATCGAGAGGGTTAGAAATATGACAGAGGAAGAGAGGAGGGAATGGGAGAGGAAGAACCCGAAAGAAACTGGTGCTCCTTCGAAGCAAAAATGGAGGTTCATGCAAAAGTATTACCATAAAGGTGCTTTCTTTCAGTCAACTACTGATGACCGAGTTGGCACTGCTGGAGGAGATGAGACAATATTTAGGCGCGATTTCTCTTCACCAACTGGAGAAGATAAGATGGACAAGTCTATATTGCCAAAGGTGATGCAGGTGAAGCACTTTGGTCGCAGCGGACGAACTAAATGGACCCATCTGGTTAACGAGGACACCACAGATTGGAACAATCC ATGGACTTTCAATGACCCTCTTAGGGCAAAGTACAATGCAAAAATGGGTGGTGGGATGAATGCTCCAATTGCAAAACCCAAAGGGAGTAAGAAGATTAAAGATTGGGAGAAACCCTAA